The Maniola hyperantus chromosome 2, iAphHyp1.2, whole genome shotgun sequence genome includes a region encoding these proteins:
- the LOC117990722 gene encoding rifampicin phosphotransferase-like, with protein sequence MDLFDVLIQAGLLTAAVLFYLIFIRKPTKRKGHYREPAWNYQLKLILAQFAVKWWKSKLPSRQISEAPHRDQKLGWDDITLRASAPGGSSVLLTIRKLCRQKNIAEVVVYLQLQDGTKYKLPQHPETAISEWVQMEDGWSAGGLKIQILESQTSLRVIYNGPLTRIGDNVTQHVKLNLIWTSVTSVLRYPEDWSTQLAAETLALEPWREGRWPHLLDKCDEGAGSWMQWGAIQGRFQSFDADGAIDRSEYLRLRGAKERSWSLGSKDLRRSVTVTAIASDGTAVQIRGLSYYNNFTQCISGNVRFPNFMVKNITSTDLALSDFCERGTEIPNTYTINVSTANSRSFKVILRINKEGGRTLSGVPHKQELLYRSFAVEINGEHGTGILELGYDTLETKSATPTYITPLPALKWLEGKEAGDVGYCLPFDAIAATCTEYVGGKGASLALLASVQDKEGYSVPPGFCVTSKALNQQLEKNLELVYAISKIERANENYNESIFKEKCEKVVNLFVTTEIVEDVKDKILEHLNELRKKATDKKYGSQLRFAVRSSAVGEDCEALSAAGQNDTILGCVSDDDVTRAVQKCWASMFAFTSAYYRRQNGQPCMCGGGVVVQALVMPRVAGVMFTRHPLHGDPTRILITGNYGLGESVVSGSVEPDTIIVKRGSEDTLSIAKIELGSKTHRVTTSSCGVSSESVPEFERTKACLSESEILKLARIAVSQEKLWGAGRDIEWAIKDDCIFLLQARPITSLERWTEEELLHELDSPIMSDDELVTFANTGEVFPKPVTPLTHDMVYRPLDKGIATLMVATAGGYDKKIMITHNRCALALYNTVYQRVPKEIDINIRMLEMSIHGHKVADDDILHTALHRRQPQCTDKLFAISDMVKSVIITKWVMNDTIKRVNKMDLNPDTGSSLELFDRIATAEKDMTRYTRNHGLTTSASTFTQFIAMNVLLENRSEFSPELCYEIGMLLSSGDVLSAEVPHALARLVSKLEDSGKLEEFRSQDPNTAMDWLRKNLPNVYKDVCTFLEQHGHRAIMEFDLATKPWVLVPEELMKVLMHIKPSKEEHQAKTSDEIIASLKTPKKSSTRKVLRWILPLCHRAVRHREATKAHLILAVHKLRVAALSLGRLLTRSWHLPHPDLVFYFRVSELRDYITTRDPAMLKKAIQRQQYYPGWCKQKFAEIIKGWPQPLAIEKPRVTAGGVRLQATSVCGGEVIARACVVKDLSEISLLQQGDVLITNSTDIGWSPYFPLLSGIVTELGGLISHGAVIAREYGLPCVVGATHATTVFTTGDMVRLSGREGVVETVQVTPQDQTDAN encoded by the exons ATGGATCTGTTTGACGTACTCATCCAAGCCGGCCTGCTTACAGCCGCAGTGCTGTTTTACTTGATATTTATAAGAAAGCCGACAAAAAGGAAAGGGCATTATCGAGAACCGG CATGGAACTATCAACTTAAGTTAATCTTGGCTCAGTTTGCTGTCAAGTGGTGGAAGTCGAAATTACCTTCACGTCAAATAAGCGAAGCTCCCCACAGGGACCAGAAGCTGGGTTGGGATGATATCACACTACGAGCCTCGGCTCCGGGTGGGTCTTCGGTCTTGTTGACAATACGCAAGTTGTGCCGGCAGAAGAACATCGCCGAAGTTGTTGTATACCTCCAATTGCAAGATGGCACCAAATATAAATTACCGC AGCATCCAGAGACAGCCATCTCTGAATGGGTTCAAATGGAAGATGGATGGAGTGCTGGTGGATTGAAGATACAAATATTAGAGTCGCAGACAAGCTTGAGGGTTATCTACAACGGACCTCTAACGCGAATTGGTGATAACGTTACGCAACACGTTAAGTTAAATCTAAT ATGGACCTCGGTAACAAGTGTCTTGCGCTACCCAGAGGACTGGAGTACGCAGCTCGCGGCAGAGACTTTGGCTTTGGAGCCTTGGCGAGAAGGCAGATGGCCGCATTTACT AGACAAATGCGACGAAGGCGCCGGTAGCTGGATGCAATGGGGAGCAATTCAAGGGCGCTTCCAGTCGTTTGACGCAGACGGTGCTATAGACAGAAGCGAGTACCTTCGCTTACGGGGAGCCAAGGAACGGAGCTGGTCTCTCGGCAGCAAGGATCTGCGGCGATCGGTCACTGTCACAGCGATAGCGAGCGATGGTACCGCGGTGCAAATCCGTGGCTTGTCGTATTATAACAACTTCACTCA ATGCATTTCAGGAAACGTGAGGTTTCCCAATTTCATGGTGAAAAACATAACCTCAACTGACTTGGCTTTGTCTGATTTTTGTGAGCGTGGCACTGAAATACCAAACACTTACACCATAAACGTAAGCA CAGCAAACAGCCGTTCTTTCAAAGTGATACTTCGGATCAACAAGGAAGGCGGGCGTACGTTGAGTGGCGTTCCACATAAACAAGAACTACTTTATCGGAGTTTTGCTGTAGAAATCAACGGAGAACATGGAACTGGGATTCTCGAGTTGGGATATGATACATTAG AAACCAAATCTGCAACACCAACTTATATCACTCCACTGCCTGCATTGAAATGGCTTGAGGGGAAAGAAGCAGGGGATGTAGGCTATTGCCTGCCATTTGACGCTATTGCCGCTACTTGTACCGAATACGTAGGCGGCAAAGGAGCTTCGCTTGCTCTTCTGGCTTCAGTGCAAGACAAAGAG GGTTACAGCGTTCCACCCGGCTTTTGCGTGACGAGTAAAGCTTTAAACCAACAACTGGAAAAGAATCTTGAACTGGTATACGCTATTTCCAAAATTGAGAGGGCCAATGAAAATTATAATGAGAGTATATTCAAAGAAAAGTGTGAAAA AGTAGTTAACTTATTTGTAACAACCGAAATTGTTGAAGACGTTAAAGATAAAATATTAGAACACTTAAATGAGCTACGGAAAAAAGCGACGGATAAAAAATATGGCTCTCAATTGCGATTTGCAGTAAGATCTTCAG CGGTCGGAGAAGACTGCGAGGCACTGTCGGCGGCCGGGCAAAACGATACAATATTGGGGTGTGTTAGTGACGATGACGTCACACGCGCCGTGCAGAAGTGTTGGGCGTCTATGTTTGCCTTTACGAGCGCTTATTACCGCAG GCAGAATGGTCAGCCGTGTATGTGTGGTGGGGGAGTGGTGGTGCAGGCGCTGGTCATGCCGCGGGTGGCTGGAGTCATGTTCACCCGACACCCACTCCACGGGGACCCTACCAGGATCCTCATCACTGGCAACTATGGCTTGGGAGAG AGTGTGGTATCTGGATCGGTGGAACCAGACACTATCATTGTAAAGCGTGGATCAGAAGACACACTGTCAATTGCCAAGATCGAGCTAGGTTCCAAAACACATCGAGTGACCACGAGCAGCTGTGGTGTTAGCTCAGAAAGTGTTCCCGAATTTGAACGAACTAAAGCATGTTTATCGGAATCAGAGATTTTGAAACTTGCTCGAATCGCTGTATCGCAAGAGAAACTTTGGGGTGCAGGAAGAGATATTGAGTGGGCTATAAAAGAC GATTGTATATTTCTCCTCCAAGCACGACCAATCACGTCCCTCGAGCGATGGACGGAAGAGGAGTTGTTGCATGAATTGGACTCCCCAATCATGTCGGACGACGAACTCGTCACCTTCGCTAACACAGGGGAGGTGTTCCCTAAGCCCGTCACTCCGCTGACTCACGATATGGTGTATCGCCCTCTGGATAAAGGTATCGCGACATTGATGGTGGCGACCGCCGGCGGTTATGACAAGAAGATTATGATCACCCACAATAGATGTGCTCTTGCTCTATACAAC ACGGTGTATCAACGGGTCCCTAAAGAAATCGACATAAACATCCGCATGTTGGAGATGTCCATCCACGGGCACAAGGTCGCCGACGACGATATACTGCACACAGCATTACACAGGAGACAGCCTCAGTGTACTGACAAGTTATTTGCTATTTCAGATATGGTAAAG AGCGTGATCATTACAAAATGGGTGATGAACGATACAATCAAGCGTGTAAATAAGATGGACCTGAATCCCGATACAGGAAGCTCACTGGAACTGTTTGATAGAATAGCTACAGCGGAGAAGGATATGACGCGGTACACCAGAAACCATGGCTTAACCACCTCGGCGAGCACCTTTACTCAGTTCATAGCTATGAACGTGCTGTTAGAAAATAGATCAG AGTTCTCACCTGAGCTCTGTTACGAGATCGGCATGTTATTAAGTTCGGGAGACGTATTGTCCGCGGAGGTTCCGCACGCGTTGGCCAGACTTGTGAGCAAGTTGGAAGATTCCGGCAAACTGGAGGAGTTCCGTAGTCAAGATCCAAACACAGCCATGGACTGGCTAAGAAAGAATTTGCCAAATGTGTACAAAGATGTTTGTACGTTCTTGGAGCAGCACGGACATAGAGCTATCATGGAA TTTGATCTCGCAACAAAGCCGTGGGTGTTGGTGCCGGAAGAATTGATGAAAGTGCTGATGCACATTAAGCCATCAAAGGAAGAGCACCAAGCCAAAACTAGCGATGAAATCATTGCTTCTCTAAAAACTCCCAAAAAATCAAGCACAAG GAAAGTCCTCCGATGGATTCTCCCGCTGTGCCATCGCGCGGTGCGTCACCGTGAGGCCACTAAAGCGCACTTGATCCTCGCGGTGCACAAGTTGCGCGTCGCAGCGCTGAGCCTTGGCCGACTTCTCACACGGAGCTGGCACTTGCCACATCCAGATCTGGTGTTCTACTTCAGAGTCAGCGAACTAAGGGATTACATTACTACGAGGGATCCAGCGATGTTGAAAAA AGCTATCCAACGTCAACAGTATTATCCGGGATGGTGTAAGCAAAAATTCGCAGAAATTATAAAGGGTTGGCCACAACCTCTTGCGATAGAGAAACCCCGAGTTACAGCTGGAGGAGTGAGACTCCAAGCGACATCTGTGTGTGGTGGAGAGGTCATCGCAAGAGCTTGCGTGGTTAAGGATCTTTCCGAG aTAAGCCTATTACAACAGGGAGATGTGCTCATAACAAATTCAACGGACATTGGTTGGTCGCCTTACTTTCCGTTGTTATCAGGCATCGTGACGGAACTAGGAGGCCTGATCTCACATG